The segment attggaaaaatgaaaaggccTGAAGGATGGCCATGGTAGAGATTATTGTGAAATGTACTGAGTGAGTATCCACATATCCTAGATTCTCTCTCATAAGTATTAAGTGTACAAATAACCTTAAGATTgaacttttatattttgtgaaCCTTAAGCTTTGTCTCTTATCACACAAAATTtatctgactgacagtcagaATGGCATAACTGAAACGTCTGTATAAATATATTActagtaaataaacaaattattacaatttcaaactgtttattaataatttcttcATAGAGATTGCAGTGAGTCCAAACAACAATGCAGTGAATATATATGAGAAGAAAGGCAAAGAATGGGTCAAGATCCATGAGCTGACGGAGCACAGTGGACGTATCACAGGTAACAGAGCCTCAATCATGCATTTTAATTGTCTGATAACATCCTACATATTTTGGAGAGATGTTCACTACATTTTTCGTATATATTTCTACCATTTGTATAGAGATAATAATGTAAATAGCGTTTCCTTCCCTTCTCCTAGATCTCAGAGTTATTTCTGCATATTTGTatgtccttatttttatttttctttgccattACACAGTCTAGTCTATTgcatgtgacaaataaatattgttgaaTCTTGAAAATTCttgaaaatgttaaaagctGCAAGTGTTTCTGGCATTGGGATTGTGTCTGACTGAGGGGTAGCCGTCACTGTGACCCTCAGAAACACTTATCTCGCTATGTTAGTGAATATGTCTGTACACACAAGGCAGACAGTACATCACCATTCAAATACATCTTTCATCCCATGTTAAGGTTAAAGAGTATAACTGCCTAATAACAGAGCTAACAGAGCTTACCTAGTGCATGTCACACGACACAAGCTAAAGTTTGgaattttctcctcttctccgGTCACACAAAATTAGACTCAGTTTTACCCTCCACAAATTTGGATACCGcatctcagagaaaaaaaaaagtattgaatgGTTTTTCAGGCTTTCTTTCACATTGACCTGATGGCAAATTAGTTGCAAGCTTAAGAAGTACAACACACAAAGAAGTCAATAACTTCTGGGTCACACAAATCATattaattaaatatcaaaatcagGTTTGGCCCATGGCTCTATTTCTTCATTTCCTATCTTTGATCTAAGATTAAACGAATCGACAACTTTTAAAGACTTAAACGAATAacaaaataatgtgtgtgttttgttttgttttgggttatttttttcttttccaatatTGGAATCTCAgttgaacatgaaaaaaaatgcacatgaaTACAACATGGGGGCTGGACCTGGAtagatcaccagtccatcacactgccaacatacaaagacaaacaatcacccacacacagaccaacGGGCAAGTTAGAGTCATCAATTAGCCCAAGCATGcaagtctttggatggtgggaggaaaccggagtacccggaggaatcccacagggaaaacatgcaaactctgcacagtaAGGCCCCTGGCCAGGAACCAAATCCggaaccttcttattgtggggcaacagcgcaaACAACTActgttttttgaaaatatataaatggatagaaatttgaaaaaaaaaaagtatccaaGACCACATGGTGATATTAAGACCCACAATTCAGTACACATATTTCTGTGACatataaatgaaagaaattatttttgattaaaataGTGATAGCTTTTTTGTTTAAACTAATATTGAGACATTCCTAGAATTGCATAGAACCTGCTCCTTTTATATAGCCTCATAATTATGTCGACAGGCATTGACTGGGCTCCAGAGTCTAACCGCATTGTGACATGTGCCTCTGATCGCAATGCCTATGTCTGGACTCTGAAGGATGGCCTGGAATGGAAGCCCACTCTGGTCTTGGTGCGCATTAACCGTGCAGCCACTTGTGTGAAATGGTCACCTCTGGAAAACAAGTTTGCCCTGGGTAGTGGTGCTCGTCTGATCTCTGTCTGCTACTTTGAGAAGGAGAATGACTGGTGAGCTAAACTTTATTGAAATTAAACTATGCAGATATTTTGCATATGATATAGGGAACAATCTCATAAAGTGGCACTGCATAAGCAGAACATGGTTCATACCAAAATGGTAGTGTATCACTGGACTACTTCGGACTCTTTTGCATCTCTGTGCGGTGTGCAGTATGTTCAAATACAGATTTTTAGCAGTCTCCCATCTTTTCAGGTGGCTGAGTAAGCACATCAAGAAACCCATTCGTTCAACAGTCCTTAGTCTGGACTGGCATCCCAACAACATATTACTGGCAGCTGGGTCAGCAGACCTTCACTGTAGGTAAGACCACTATCATATGATGTGGAGGAGGCAAGATAGACATAAGTCTTAATTCTAGCTTAGTTATTGCAGCAATTATTTTCATAGTCCTCAATTGTTCTGATGTAAATTTAACACTAAATCACATGTGCAAATGTGGATGGTTCTAAAGCTAACATGTAGCAAAAATgtacatgctttttttttttcttagaccACACATACTATAATGCATACACACTGTTAATCTAAGGCAACAACATCATGCAGACAAGGTCACAAGTTTACAAGTGACTGCAAGCAAGTGACTACAGTAAATATAGTTTTATCACATGTATCATGTGCATCAAAGTTTTTTGTACACATATCCATTTGGAatattgttttcttctgtgctgtgcATCGCATCACTGCAGTTACAATTGTAACCGCTCATCTCATCTCCTTTCATTTTATACGAATTacagataagcagtatagataatggatggacatatttttttataatttaaacCGCATCAATTTATCATTTAAACAGGAAGCTCAATGGCACATTAAGCTACCTAATGTCCTTAAACTCACAAATTCAAACACATCTCTCTACATCTTAGAATTTTCTCAGCCTACATTAAGGATATTGAGGACAAGCCAGGACCCACTGCCTGGGGCTCCAAGATGCCTTTTGGGGAGGTGCTGCTTGAGCATAAGGACTGTGGTGGTTGGGTGCACAGTGTCTCCTTTTCCCCCAATGGAGATCAACTGGTGTGGGTAggccacaacagcagcatttctGTCTCTGATGCTTCCCAAGGGAAGGCGTGAGTATCGCTGGCATGCCACTCATACATAATAATAAGATTCAACTAAAATAGAGTGAAAATTATTACCTAATAACTGATCTTTTGGAATCTCCCTAATGCTTTAAATTTCCAAATATCCTGGCCTGTTTGgttttgtctgtatttctgctgttcccctgtatctttttttttttttttttagttctgaGAGCTTCTCTCCTTTGTATGTTCAGAGTCACCCAGCTGACCACTGACCATTTACCTCTGCTGAGCGTCCTCTATATCAGCACAACTGAGATTGTTGCTGCGGTAactatgactgtgtgtgtgtgagtgtatggaCTAAATATATGTGACAAGTGTGAGCGCATCCCCAAAAACTCAAGTGCATTAGTCAATATTTATATCTTGATATTCAGAGCCTCCCCCTGAATTCTGTGTTGatgaacacagaggagaaacTCAAACTTTTTAGGTACGCAACCGGTGATCTGGGTGAGTTCCACTCTGGATATGGGTACTCTTAGTTAATGGATGAGAAATACAAAATCAGAATCAATCATCAATCAGACATCACACAAGTTTGTTTTATAGTGTTGAAAGTACACCAAGTGTTTCAGTGAAGAACCTGTGTCATTTCTCGTCCTCTTCTCCCAACCTAATCGTATCTAAATGAATCCATTCTGATCTGCCCTTCCATGGGGACAGTGTAAATGAGTTCTTTAAGGTGTCATTTTTACAGcaaaacactaataaatagtgtCATGAATGctaataagtaaataaatgctGATCACTTTGTGCAGGGCCATCAACTTGCAATGATTGGAATTCTTTGTATTTAGAGTCCCAATCTCATGTCAATTTTTAGGGTCATGACTGTTGTCCATACCAGTTCACCTATAAGGGTCCAGGTGCCCTGAAGTTTGTCAAGAAGTTGGACATCCCCAAGCAGACTTCTAAAGGAAGCATGTCAGCCATGCAACATTTCCGCAACCTGGACAAGAGGGCCACTGAGGAGGACAGCAATGAGTTGGACACCCTTCACCAAAACAGTATCACGTAAGGGAGAGAGCTGATAGAATATGTCCACCAAGGAGGCTTTCAGTTTAAATGGTTGTGGTGTgtgtataattaaaataatttgatgGCTAACTCATAGGTTTTGTCAAGAATTTTGGCAGAACCcaagagcagcacaacagcaggagcGTAGATATAAAAAAGTCTTTATTCATATCCTTACAGCAACTGAAAAACAATCCAGAAGAATTTTCTCAATGCTCAGAGTTCAATTAGTGTCCCTGCCAGAATGTGAACCCAGTTCTGGATTGAGAATCAGTGATAATACCACTCAGAACAGAGTGTCAACCAGTAACAGGCAATTCTTCCGAGGAGACGCAGAgcaaccaggaccaggaaccaCACAAGCAGAACTCATAATCAGGGACAGAAGGCAGGTCAGCTTACCAGGTCACATACGAGGAGACGTGGTCAGGAACAGGCAGATTCAATACCAGGAGAGCAGTATGGAAAAGAGTGCTGGAGAGTAGTGCATGACACCACAACAGTAGAAAATTACTTTTCTATTGGCAGTTAGACCAGCCAAGGTTTTGAGTGAAAATCATGCTCTTTCTGTCAGTTCTACAAACCTGCAATGGAAGGTCAACAGTTCAATAGTGACATAGCCATACATTGCCTTTGTATCAAATTGTGATAAAACCCAGCCATTTGAACAGGTAACGAATCGGAGGCATATCACCCTTCTCCATTCCAGTATAAACTGGAGGAGAGAGTGAACCTGCTGTGTCCAATCAAGGCTCTGAAGGTTTACATTCAGTCACTGAGCCTGAGGTGTCCATGGCAGCTATGTATGAGCTATAGTCACAAGAACAAGGGTCAGGCTTTTCCATTAAGTTATTGAAACAATCAGACGGGATTTAATTTTTCTAAaagcttgtgttgtgttgtgtcctgCAGGCAGATGTGTGTTGTATCAGGTGACAAAACCAAAGTGGAGAAGTTCAGTAGTGTTGGTCTGGATGGAGCCTTGGTGATCTGGGATTTTAAGGTACAACTCTCAAACTCTGTGTCTGAACTTATGAGCAGAAATACAAAGTTTAGATAGTTTACGCATAACTTAATCATAAACATTATTATTGATGCACTTATTGCACTTATTTATGATTGACAAGTTCCTGTGATGTTACTTTacagcaaatgtttttgtatCTTATGAATGATTTCCAATGATTCCAAAGACCACTGATAGTTTAACTACAGCAGGTTTTGTCCAGTGGTAAATTTTGGTTCTGCAATAGCCATCAACTGCATAAGCTCATATCTGTTAGTACAACCCCATAGCATCAAGTGTTATAACATGttagtatttttgttttgcagcattGAACTGAACCAAATGCAAGGAGAGAAGAATTCCCGAGGAATACTTTTGCCATAAAGCCATATGCATGTGTATCATATTTGGGATATGCTTTTATGTAACTTTAAAATACTGTCAATAGATGtgctttgtgatttttgtgGCTAAAACATCTTttccagaaataaaaatatatctacAGGCCAAACAATGGATATCAAGATGCCTCCTTCAtattctgttttacattttgacatttatatttaaacactCTGATGTATGTCTTAAGGTTGTTTCTCAATGTTCCACTGCCTCTACCTCCTATCCTACTAAAAGGGCAGTTTAACTTTCCTCCTTCACATCATCCCTTGGCTGCCTTGACATTGGCTTCAGTAGTTATTATGGAGGGTGCCTCAGCCCCCAAAAAGTCTGGAAGAAAATCCCTGATGATGcaaaactcattcattcagtcattcattcatcttctactgtttatccgTTTCCTGGTTGTGGAGGGGTGCCGGATCCAATCTCAGCTCACGCTGGCtaagggtggggtacaccctgtacaggttgccagtctatcataaagatagacagagacagacaaccactcacactcagaccttcatGCAAATTAGaccaccagttaacctaaacatgcatgtctttggactgttggaAGAAGCCTACACAGGCACAGaaagaacatgtaaactcctcacagaaagaccccagggtgggaatcaaacccaaaaccttgctgtgaggcaactgCATTAACCGACAGTGGGAGGTTTTCTAGTAGGAGGTAACATTTTGCTATAAATAGCACTAGTTTGAGGCCAAAAGTTGTCTTGCCTTTACTGTAGATGTGAGCAAAGACTTGACAGacagctctgacagcagctaatttactgacacacagagacaaaaagacatATACAAGCAGATACTCGCACACATACAGCTATACACAGCtagacacacccacacacacaaagttacaatcattcattttgttcatacATAATTGTGGGACAGAcagatacatgcacacaaaccctCCTCGCCAATCGTAACAAAAGCCCACAACTCCGTCCACACTATCAGCCAATCGTAAAAAGCGGAAAGCTGACGTCACCTCGTCAGCTgttcttgttttgcttctttttctcttcctccaggcTCTGGTTCAGTGACCTCCAAACAACCACTCATCGGTCTTTGAGTTTCTCTGCTCTACTTCGGGCGCCCACCCTCATCTTCACTCGGCCTTCAGTTCTGCCATATTGGAGCCGTCTTCCGCCGACATCGAGCGAGGTGGTGCCGCCGATCCCGGGCCTCCGATCCAGGgcggagggggaggaggaggttgCTGGGAATCGGGatggagacagaagagagagccGGAGGGTGTAGCGGACTGGACGGACCAGGGCCCCTGTTCGGCTTCGCCTCTTTCAACCAAGACTCCACGTAAGCATCTGCTCTCATCTGATTCCGCCCCGTATAGATGTGTATTTAAAACCAAATGCTGCGaggaaaaatgcattttcaaaaacaggAACAGATTCCTACATCAATGCAGGACATTCCACCAAATGTCCTCATAACAATCAGCTCGCTCCTGCATTTGAAAATAGCTCAGGATATGTTGGCCTCTGGTGCCACTTGGgctgtccaaacacatgcaacCTGACGTCAAGGCTCAGTGTTTTTCAATACCTAATCTGAGACCTAAAAGTTAAGATATGACCACTGTTGGACAAAATCAACCTCCCACAACTATCTTTGTCAAAGAAAGGTAGTGTTGCAAAAGCCATTATGCTCTGTTTGAGGATGCAAGTGTTGCAAAAGTGGGTTCCAGAAACCTGAACTTTGAATatgaattttgaatttaaatcaCATCACCATAGAGTTTTAAACCACAAGCAACAGCTGAATACATGAAGTATCAATAATTTATTAGGCATTTAAACTGTAAGTATCAAAACTGccagcataataataataatacacaaaatTGCAGAAGGTTTCTTTATGTTTAATAAGCTCTGTAGCAAAGTTTGTTGAAACAGAAAGATAAGTGCTGGatattctgaaatgttttgcatgtaatgtaaatgtattgtAAATGTCTGCTTAACAATTTTCAAACAGCAGAAGACAGCACACTGaagtttttccatttcttctgtATGGCATCTCATTccaatgtttttaattttttaatttttttgaacaAAATTGAGTTCAACAGAAAGAAAGCTGGATGACACAGTGTTCAACAGTAGATCTAAAATATGATTTCCTTTTACTGTGTAATATTGGAGGGTTACTGCTGTCAAGAGGCAGGATAAGACAGGACAGGAATGTACTAATTTGACAGAAGGGAATAAAAGTGCAGGTGGCCATTATGAAAATGCCTGGTGTAAAAAAGCCCTGATGTCTCAAACACGTTGAACACCATCCAGCTAAACTACCATGCCACCTGAAAGTGTATACAAAGTAAGGTTATACCGGAAGGTGAGGCAAATGCTATAAGAAATTGGAACCTAACAGTCATATTGATAGTAAATGTCTACGTGTGCGTATTGAAGGTCACTGGCTTTGGGAACAAAGACTGGCTACAAACTCTTTTCTCTGACGATGGTAGACAAACTGGACTGCTTCCATGAGAGTGGtaaatatgcattttttatgtcttgtttaagtgtgttttttttttttatcctgccATAGGTATGAAGGAATGATTCAGCATTATTGATGTTCATGATGTTGGAAAAAGGATTCAGgaataaaaagcagaaaggcCTGGAAAAGGTACAAAAATACTGGTAGAATGGTCATTTTGACTAAGTTGATATGTCCAACATGATAACAACATGATATGATTGTCTTGGAATAGAGCTTTGTAACTGTGTTATAAGATCTTTATGCACAAATACATAAACTTgttttgaatattaaaaatctTAAAAGGCAAATTGGTAAAGTCCAAAGTTTGTGCCTCTTTCTTGATAGGAAATAGTTTGCTGCAACATTTCCACCAATTTCAAAGTTGGGATTCACCAGCACAATTACACATTTCACTGAAGGACACAGGCCAGAGACAGAGATCTACAAACTAAGAATGTTTCTTTCTTAATCCATTCATGCACTGATTTATTGGCTGCCTCTGATTATCTTGGTCTGTGGTACCTCTGACTCAATCTGCTGCCCCCCAATATACACCCCTAATCATATCTTTAAAAACGACAGCTACAACAAAGTGGAAAACCAAAAATGCTTTGGTGTGATATATGATAACTGACATTATGTGCAGTTACAGGTGTCCTGTGCACAGTTTTACAGACATTGTCTATTATGCCGATATGtaggaaaatgtttttcctgtgtgtctgcttcCTGTTCTTCCCCAGCAGAGACTCCAGATGTCTACATCGTGGAGCGTCTCTTCTCAAGCAGTCTAGTAGTCGTGGTGAGCATCTCAATGCCGCAGCGAATGAACATCTACCATTTCAAGAAGGGAACAGAGATCTGCAACTACAGTTACCCCAATAAAATCCTTGCTGTCAAGTTGAACAGACAGGTGAACTACCCTGTTTCACATCCACAAACGTAGCTGTTTTTGTCACAACAGCCTTTAGGATACTGTTTAGTTCTGTCAGAATTAATTGTCTGTCAGGCTTGACAATGAATTTATTAACAATTTACCCACACATACAGGCCTTTTGATACACCAAGAAATTTCAGTGTTGCATTTAAGTTTTTACAAAAGTAAATTAGGGACTCTAGAGTAAACTCTGATCCAATAAAGAGCAGTACAAAACCATGATTGCCCTAAACTATGGCTTCGTGGGGAAATTCTGCACAGTGTATGTGTTAttattaaaggtttttttttttttttttttgtgagtgtaaGACGTAACTTTAGTGGCTAGTTCCTATCaggctgttgtgtgtttattatgatgataagttttgttttaatttgttacTTGATGGTATAAGCCACACGTGCAATGTCATTATTAATAGCGGTGGTGAATCGCACCTCCATACAACTCCATTCCATTAGTGTTTACAACTAACAACCCCAGTGGAAGGAGGTTAGTGGACAATACCTTCACCATACTGGTCCCAAGCCccttggaaaataaaaaaaattatatgagATGATGTACACCCCTCTATTCCTTCAATCTGTGACTTTCCCTTGTTGGAGCTCAGTGCCAGTTCTGCTTATGTTAGTTTTTCTGGTGGAGACCTGTGGAGACcatgtttaaaattaaaatagaagaaaatagGCAGAAATATTTcccatttttcatcatttcagtacTGATAATATAACCACTTAGTCTAGTGATCTGAATGTTCATtcgtttgattaaaaaaaaaaaagtttatttgtgCAGAAAATGTCATACAAATGTGTAGTGCTgcccaaaagaaaaacatcagtaTCACGTTACAAAGTGATATTTTCATTGTTCTACATTTCATGTTATAAAATGATACTTTCACGTTATTACAATATATAAATTCATCACGTTATGACGTGATATTTTATTGTTAGAACAACATACCTCCAGAGGGTCGGACTCATTCTTCTTTCCGTACAGTctcatgctttttaaaaaccttcGTAGTGTACACATACTTATCACAATATCATCCACCGTGCGCATGTCCACCCCATGTCTCAACCCAAGCATGAAGTAGAACTTGATCAAATGGTGTAAATCAGCCATATTCCCTCTCTATTTCCTCATTCAAACACGAGACCTTTCACGTTATAACAGGGTTATATGAATTATCACATTATAACGTGAAAAGTTTATTGTTCTAACAATGAACTTATCCAGTTATAACATGGTTATAACATGGTAAATGGTATATTGTTCTAACAGTAAAATATCACACTATAACGTGATAAGTTTATATATTGTAATAATGTGACAATATCACGTTATAATGTGAAATGCTTATAACAtgatacagattttttttcttttactgacatGACAGCACTACGCTTCcgatgatatgatatgatattaCAAAGTACTATACACATGTAATGTGAAACTATTGTTGTAAACTTGCACAACAAAGACATTTAGTCACCCACTTTAGTTTGCCAAGCCTTGTCCCTTACTATCTTATTAGTGACAATGTATTGTCTCTTTTTGAGAGtatgtctttttcttcttcataaaGTGTTTGTTCTGCCaccggaaaaaaaaacaaaaaactgtactCTGTACTAACTTTTGCCTCTTTGCATCAATTGATAGGTTTCTCTAGATTATTACTATTCTTAGCACAGGTGCAAAACCAAGCTATGTAAATCTGGTTTGAAACAGCCTGATGAAGCAAGGTTGAGTTAGTGGAACAACTTATGGCTTGATTGGGAGATGGCACTCGTTTCAGTCTGGATCCATCAGATGAACCAGGCTTTCTTATGTGATGTTGATGGAATACCCCTCTAGGTCTACTGctcattgtttattttcttattgttattGAGATgctgtttaaaagaaaaatacaagcaaggtaaaacaaaacaaaaaataacaggTTTGTGTTTCAATTATGTATTTGTGCCAGTATTGCACTTCCATTCCATCACAGGTAAGTATAGGACTAATTTAATCTAGTAGAAATTATGACTCcagaaaatcaacacaaattTAAAGAATTTTTAAACTTTGACTATATTATTGTCAACTAAATCTACTGCAGATTTAGTCAACTATAATCTAGTGATATTTAGTCAACTAAAACAACATAGTAAGTGTAAATTGTAAAGTTAAATTGTGACTAAAGCTAAGGGACATTCAAGTCAAAAGATTGAATaaaactaaatctaaatttgCTGTTAAAACTAATACTGCACAGCATTGTAAGATGGGCAGATTGTAGATGTTAGATGTTGGTGTGACATATGGTCCTATAATGAGCTAAATTTTAACTTACTGTGTACATTTTGTAAATTTGCAGAGACTTGTGGTGTGCCTCGAAGACTCAATTTATATCCACAATATAAAAGACCTGAAACTGCTGAAGACTCTGCTCAACACTCCATCCAACCCCTCAGGTAAGACATGCTACCAGTAGATGTAAGCtagctttttccttcctgtcattCGTTTCTGGCATAGTAACACTTTGATCACTAAGATTATTACATCTTAAAAACACATCTGACTGGTGAAGAAATATAAGAAATGGGATGGCCAGAGATGAAGTCAATAGGATTTTTCCATTCATAGGACAATTGCATCAAATAACttgagacaaacagcagcatggcggcatggttgttagcgctgttgcctcacaacaaggtcatgggttcaccTGGGAAAACCAGGCACAATTTTAACTTGCTGCATAGTTATTATAATGCAATAGCATTTATACCTAAttagattgtgtttgtgttggttggATCACATGATGACAGAACAATGGGTCTAGTTCTGTCCAGTGAGTCCAGACCTCACATATTAAGACACATTAAAGCAATGCTTTGCACCCTGAGAGTTAAGAGATGGCCAAGTGCACAGGGCAAGCACTATCCACACCTCAACACCACATAATAAGACTGGTgggatggttttattttttaaaccgTGTGGGCCCAATATGAGATGATGCCTACTGCATTAGTCTTAAACTAGGAAAGACGGGCTTTGAACTTTGTACTGCAttgacagatagatagatagatagatagatagatagctagatagatagatactttatttatcccagatTGGGAAATTGCagtttgtgttcattgtgtttttttgtgcactttGCCACATTGTGGCACAGTTCATTGTGCCAGATATAAGTTAGGCCTCTTAATCTTTTTCCCACAAACTGATTGAATTTCTAAGTGAGCCATCAATTGCCCAAGGCCACTATTCTAGTACAAGGTAACAGTTGTTCTCTGTCCTTGCTAtacttccattttctctcttgcAGGTCTCTTTGCCCTTTCTGTCAACCATTCCAGCTCTTACCTGGCGTACCCTGGCAATGCCACCATTGGAGAGATCATAGTGTATGATGCCAACAATTTGGTAAGCAACATATAATCGCAGGACAATTCAGCTATTGAACTGCCATTTGTGCCTCAGCAATTTACAATTTTCTGCAGGTCATTTTCAATCTTTCTCATTTAGTATCTATTGACTCGCACAGTAAATTTGTAGCCTACAGTTTTGTTAAGAAATCACCAATCTTAATTTTGGCATTGTGTATGTAGCTATCACTACATACACAATGTTGCCATGAGGAGCTGTTTAGTTTCTAGTTTTCAGCCATCATTTGCATGTTATGATATGATGTTAAGAGTACCTGCCATGCACCTTTAAAGTGACAACAAAATACTGCACCACTGACTTAAAACTGGGTTTCTGATGGTCAGTCACACAATCAGTTGCTCTTGCCTCAAGATAGCAGAAAGCCAACAAACCTCCTGACCACACCTGATCTTAAGACCAGCATGTCAACAGatctgatggggggggggggttatatcATGTAAGAAATAGATGGAGAAGAAAGCTACATTGGCCTGAAAATAGAATGcatttaactttgtgttgttttctactGGGTGTAAGAGAGGGCTCAgtgtttccaaacttttttGACACTGGTTTTAACTAAAGAGCACTCACCTGAAACTGAAGGTTTTGTCAGAGCTGAAGTTGACTCAGGGGAAATTATGGATACCGTTTTCTTTGAAGACGTTCTGTTTCAGGTCATCCTATCTTCTCTCACTGCTCCAATACTTGTTTTTCTGACACCCTTTTCTCCCTGGCTATGGCTGTGTCTGTGACACCAGATACGCCAGGATATTTATCCTGCAACCTCAAGTTTTTTATTGTTGGGAAAGGTTGCATTTTGTATGATAA is part of the Echeneis naucrates chromosome 8, fEcheNa1.1, whole genome shotgun sequence genome and harbors:
- the LOC115047968 gene encoding actin-related protein 2/3 complex subunit 1A-A isoform X2 — its product is MSLYSFGLEPISCHAWNKDRTQIAVSPNNNAVNIYEKKGKEWVKIHELTEHSGRITGIDWAPESNRIVTCASDRNAYVWTLKDGLEWKPTLVLVRINRAATCVKWSPLENKFALGSGARLISVCYFEKENDWWLSKHIKKPIRSTVLSLDWHPNNILLAAGSADLHCRIFSAYIKDIEDKPGPTAWGSKMPFGEVLLEHKDCGGWVHSVSFSPNGDQLVWVGHNSSISVSDASQGKAVTQLTTDHLPLLSVLYISTTEIVAAGHDCCPYQFTYKGPGALKFVKKLDIPKQTSKGSMSAMQHFRNLDKRATEEDSNELDTLHQNSITQMCVVSGDKTKVEKFSSVGLDGALVIWDFKH
- the LOC115047968 gene encoding actin-related protein 2/3 complex subunit 1A-A isoform X1, which encodes MSLYSFGLEPISCHAWNKDRTQIAVSPNNNAVNIYEKKGKEWVKIHELTEHSGRITGIDWAPESNRIVTCASDRNAYVWTLKDGLEWKPTLVLVRINRAATCVKWSPLENKFALGSGARLISVCYFEKENDWWLSKHIKKPIRSTVLSLDWHPNNILLAAGSADLHCRIFSAYIKDIEDKPGPTAWGSKMPFGEVLLEHKDCGGWVHSVSFSPNGDQLVWVGHNSSISVSDASQGKAVTQLTTDHLPLLSVLYISTTEIVAAGHDCCPYQFTYKGPGALKFVKKLDIPKQTSKGSMSAMQHFRNLDKRATEEDSNELDTLHQNSITQMCVVSGDKTKVEKFSSVGLDGALVIWDFKVQLSNSVSELMSRNTKFR